In Plasmodium coatneyi strain Hackeri chromosome 8, complete sequence, the genomic stretch GCTACCCTCGTGGCAACTCCCATGGCTGCTAAACCGTTTTGTTGTTTGATATATGCCCTCAGTGAGGCACTCTATTTGAACGGGATGTGCACAAGGCACAACACATTTTCTCGCCATCGGAACGAACCCGCAACTAGAAGGGTTCTATCGTGGGGGAAGTACAAATGTCCATCAGCTTCCTTTTAACGTTGCGCTAtgtaaagtttttttttttttttttttttttttcctggttGGCGAATACCTTAACGTTGTTACCTCTGCTGGGGAGACCTTATGATCTCGCAACGGTCGGCCTCTTTGCAGATTAGCGGAGAGGCAACGAAGTGTAGGAGGGACATCTCACGTGTTTTTCATTTACGGGTAACGCAACTTGGTTCGCTTAGCTTAACTCGGctctcttttattattatttttttttttttttttttttttccggaGTAACCCGTGGTATTGCCTTGGCCACCGCAACGGGGCAGTCACCGCAATGTGACCACTGGAGGGGATACAACAttgtttaaaataaaaaaaaaaaaaagaacccaCAAAAGAAAGCAAATAGGGAATAGCTGGCATAAGCGGAAAAATCTCTAACATGACGGCTAGGCTTCCCGTTTTGGCAAAATAACAATCGCGGGGAAGGTGGTAgcgccgtttttttttttcttcctcactcAGTTCTCTACTCCATCGTAGGAAGAGGGACGAAGAGGAATTCGCACTTACGCAGTAGGTTACGCAGCGTATGCGTAGGTGCGTGCTTGCCCATCTGGGTACACTCACAACAGTGGGGAGAGCGGAATCAGCAGGATCTACTGCTTCTACCCATGGGTTAAGGCGCGCCAAGAGAGGCAAAAGCGTGAAGATCTTCACCGAGGGGAATAACCGTTTCCCGTGCCACGTTACCACCCCTTCACCGTGAGAATGTCCATCCTCTGCACGATCAGCGGGCAGACGCCCGACGAACCCGTGGTGAGCAAAACGGGGTACATCTTCGAAAAACGGCTCATCGAAAAACACATCCTGAATTATGGCATATGTCCAGTAAGTGGAGAGGTCCTAACGCTGCAGGATCTGTACCCACTGAAAAATGAGAAGGTGGTAAAGCCAAGGCCCATTACGGCGAGTAGCATTCCAGGGTTGCTATCCATCCTACAAACCGAGTGGGACTCTCTCATCTCAGAGATGTTTACCCTAAGAACCCACGTCAATGACATACGTAACCAACTGACCCATAGTCTGTACCAGTACGATGCTGCAACGAGGGTAATTGCAAAATtgttgaaggagaaaaataactacacagaagaaataaaaaatttaaggaagCAAATTCTAAGCATCCGTAGTGGCAATGATTTGAATGAACTTGAAGTGGGGCTAAGTGAGGAACTACTAAATGACATGCAGGAGTTGGCAAAGAATCTTCTAATgacaaggaagaagagaaacaTAGAACATGTTACCACGACTGACCAGTGGAAACAGGTGACAAATACAAACGAGTTCGATGTACACTCGGCTGCACTTCCGGGGGTTACGTGTCTTTCCCTAGACGTTAACAAAACGAGATACAACTATTATGACGACCACATGaatcacaattttttctccggGGGGATGGATGGAAATGTGTATTACGTCTCCCTTGAGGAGAGTAAAGTCTTGGCCAAATTACAGGGGCACTTAAAAAAGGTCACTGCCATTGCGGCGCATCCGACTTACCCTGTATGCATATCAGGGGCGAATGATAAGACGGTTCGCATATGGAAAGGAGATATAGACACCAATGAGTTTACCACGTCGCATGTTATTACAAAACATAAAGATCAGATAACCTCCTTGGCACTCCACCCgatggaaaattattttgtgACTTCTTCTAAGGACAACGTGTGGATCCTGCACGATATGGAAACGTCAAGGAcggtaaaaatatgtaaaacGAACCCAAGTCCATTTAAACACCTAGCCATTCACCCAGACGGAATTATGCTTGGCATAGGGTCTGAGGATTCAAACATACACATCTACGACATAAAAAGTCAGGAATATAAAGCGTCTCTAAGTGGTCACACCAGTGACGTGCAGCACATTTCTTTCAGTGAGAATGGCTACTACTTGGCTTCCTGTTCGAAGGATAAGACGGCTAAATTATGGGATCTTAGAAAAGCGCAGTGTTTTCAAACGATAGATGTGGAAGAACAGCCAAAAAGTATTGAGTTCGATTTTTCTGGAAAGTACCTTTCGCTAGCTGCCGGGAAtgacgtacatatatacaacttCGAGACCAAGACGCAGGCCAATCTTGTGAAGACTCTTTCGTCACACACAGATACAGTCACGCAGACCTGCTTTGGCAGCAGGACGGCCTACCTCCTCTCCAGCTCGATGGACAAAACGGTCAAAGTGTGGAATTAAACTGTGACATGGTGAAGCAACGAAACTGTGAATAGTACGGCGCACCCATCGTGTCATTTCTGTTAATTATTACGTCGTTGCTACCATTCCACACAcacgtatatattttaaaacaCCCCGcaaggtggaaaaaagtgCGGTTTTCTCCCCGCGTGGGAAGCGCGATAGGCATATTAATCTTCACCCCCCCGTTCGGCTGCCTCTCCTACGTGCATTAACAGCTGGGTTAACTCCAAACGTACTTTTAAACAGTCACCATAGTGAAGGAGCCACTTTATGTTGGCCCCCTTTTGCCCTTCCTTCGTCGCCGCGTTTTTGCCACATCGGTCGATTGCCTTTTCTTCCAATGTTACATTgttcaattattttttttattttatttatttatttatttatttattttttttgcaccccttttgtgtgtgcatagAGAGGTCCTCCACTTTGCGGCGGATGGCGTTGTCCACGGAACAGATGCGTACGGTACTTTCTGTGCAACTGGGaagtctcttttttttttttttttttttttttttttacgtaccACATGAATGTTACTCCTTTCTGTCATTAAAATTTATCATTAAACGGGAAAACTGAtggattaattttttttctcatttaagTTTACCGCCCCCGTCGTCGCGGCGACCAACTTGGCAACGCATcgcggggaaaaaatagaatgtaaaaagaaaCTACATTAGCGTAGTGGTTAACGAAGTGGCTGCCACTACGAACACACCATTTGGGGGAGACGCATACCTAAATTATCATGTGTGCCTCCATTTCGCGGTGCTTATTCAGTTAcacccctttttattccatCTTTCAGCAGAGGCACCCGTTTGGACCACATTCCTCCCgtctttctgttctttttttcctgccaCACCATCTCGAATTCTACCTTCACAAcgaagaaaagcaaaagagTGCACACCGCCTCGGCAGGCATGTTTTCTAATCAGTGAAGTGAGACCATGCAGGTAATGAGCCCCAGCATGAGTTGCTGGCTCCCTCACACAAAGTAGACAACACGGATGAAACTGTCTGCCATTTTGTGCACAGTTTTGTACAGACCGGATGGTCGTTTCATCCCGATGTTGTTTTGCCTAAACATGTATTCATAttgagatttttttttaaattctgcTCGCAAAGTGTTGATCTTCCCAATTCGCTATACGAAAAATTCCCAACGTGGAAAAGTTGCTCAGCCAATTGGTGTTCTTTAGTGGTGTCCACCTTTTTGTGctgagctagccaaaaaaaaaaaaaaaaaaaaagaaaaaaaaaaaaaaaattgtccatttCGCCTGAACAGTGCATGTTCCACGTGAATGCTTCCCACCGTTCCGCTCCTTGTAGGCGCCTCCACGTGCAGACGAACGCGCCGAAGGGACTGACCCCTCAGCGGAGCGCGGCCTAAACGAACTCGCCAAATGTCCAAGTGAGGCTTGTCAACAGGTGGGTGGatagaaaaggggaaatttgcCTGAACAGTGCAGGTGATGGGGCACAGCTGGGGAgttgtcaaaaagggggagatcGCCACAACGGAAAAATGTCACCACTGTTGAGTggatacacacacacatacccACACACACCTTGCAGGACATCGAAAACACAGCCTGCGATAGCATCCAGGAAAGCGGCCATGACCCACACCATGACACGTACGAAGCGTACAATTCGCAAAATGTGTGCGGCGTGAGGGAAGACATTTTCCCCTACGAAAGCTTATCCAACATTGAAGaggacaacaacaacagcaaccgCAAAGATCACACCAATCACACTgacaaaacgggaaaaaaacagctgATCTGCGAACATCAGATGACCATGGAGAAGGAACTCATTTTTCAAAACGAAGTCCTACGGAATGTGCTAAAGAGCTCCCAAAACGTGAAGGAGATGCAAAGGGAGCTATTCAACGTGGATGTGCGCGACTTCGTGCCGGTGATTCCCCCGGCGCAGGGGCAGAGCGCATATTCTCTCAGACGGGACCATCCCCAGCAGGGCGACAAAGCGGGTGAAAGTATCGAAGGGCATCCCCATTGCCACTACGACGGTCATATGGTTATACGTCATGGAGGAGATCACCAAAGCGCCAACCACAGTGCGCCCAGCAGTAAGGGGACAAAAAGCTCCACCCCATGGAAGACAAATATGCACCCACCCAGAATAGGCGAAATCAAAGTCAACATAGacgatataaaaaaaggtctACTGACCTACTACTCCAACATATACTCCTTGGACCATTACGATATAGAGGAGAGAATTAATATATTAAAGTATGgtgagaaaaatatttctgaaCATGTTCAGGCGAATTATTGCTACAAAAAGAGGGAACTTCCCTCAAGGCCTCCTTTTGTGCATTACAATGACGAGTTGGACAACCCTAATTCACGTGCGTACCAAAGTATGTTGCCTGACTACTACTACAAGGAGGGTGCTAATCGTTCCAGggatggaaaggaaaggtcCCCCTTAGGCAGTACCAGTTTGGAGcaccacaaaaaaatggaagaaacgAATGCCTTCAAAAGTGAATACGATCACGTCGGACAGATCTCTGAGCTGCTCAGCAGCCTGAAGAATAAGTGTGCCGATGCGAGTTTCAAGGCGCAGAGCCTGACCTCCAAGTTTGACCGGAAGTACGAGAACCCGGACAACCGCTTCTGGGTTCACAACCTGGTTCCGATGGTAAGCGAGTCGGTGGTCAAGGGGAGGAGAGCTGCCAAGCCACCTAGAGCACACTGACCATATAGCCCACTTCACACAtgtcttttcccccctcctgtGCAGCACCTTAGAAAACCATCCCTCCAGAATGAGGACGGAATCAGGAACCACCTCGTCGTGACCTACTCCCAGCTCTACAACGAAGCAGTGTTGAACAAAAAGAGAATCGCAGCGTTGGAGAAAAAACTACATATACTGAAGCTGCGGGCGAACCTCCCCATGGGGGGCTACCGGATGGAGACACGCAATGCGCTCTAAGTGGATCCACCTAATACACGCAACCACTGCATGGACAAGCGCGTACCTACCAGCACGTGTGTGCCTCGTTCACCTGGGATGCAACCAAACGGGGTGGTGATTGCTACGTAACAATGCACAGGTAGAAAGGGCACCACTAACACGGAGCAGAAACGTCCATCCCAATTAtgtattttccattttggacaCTTCCCCCAAACGTTTGTCCACCAATTAATCCGCGACATATACCATCCGTCTAGCTATTGtacttattattttattttatttttttttttttgtaacaacCCTTAAACCTGCTCAGAAGGGAGCAACAATTTAGCTACATAAGTAACCACCGCGTCGGTTATCATACAGTTGTTACTTCCAAAAGTGGggtaacggaaaaaaaaaaacacgcatCCCGTATccatagggaaaaaattctcgGGACATATGTGAAGCCCTATGAAGTTCATTTGACACAGGGATGGgctagcaaaaaaaaaaaaaaaattcgttcGGTGGAGGACGATGGGTATCCCTTCCCGCGTTTAACGTTTCCCGATGGTGGAAATGCCCAATAGGTGCACTCCCTTCTTGGTGGTCCATTTAATGGGAGCCAATCCCGGAGACGGTTCATATGGGTGTGCTCTTCCCCGCGACGGTGCAGCAAAATACACCATGCACAGTAAAGTTATTTTCACTCCATCGGTGAGGAAACGCCGCTTCGACAATTGCAAAACGTGTGATGCTCACCGGCACACGAAGAAGGAACCAACTTTCAGAAGTGTAAACCTGCAAAGGGAAGGATAACCTCCCCTCGTACACCTGTGTGTTCACGGAAAGGCTCAGTACCAACCAGAACCAGAATAACTTACCGGTGAACACATCGTTCCTTTCAtgaaaatggctagctatATAATTTGCGCAGCTGCACGGAGCTGCTGCTGGACGAGCCCCGTAGGCCAGAGGCGGTACAAGAGCCACATAAACTCGGTCTCCATTTTGCAGCAGTTTTACAACCGACTGCCCATTCGGAAGAAGTACATAAAGGCGATAAGGAAGGGGACGCTGATCTGGGACAAGGGACAGGTGGGTCTCCTCCGCAGAGTGAACACCACTCCAACCAGTGTGCCAACCGCTTTACCATATTACCCACATTACCACATTACCGTTTTCCCGCAGGTGAAGATTCCGCCGCTCAAAATCGAAGGATACGACCCGCCCAAGAAGTGCCTGTCCCCGCTGGTCAAGAATAGGAACAACCAGTACCGCGGAAGTTTCCTGAATTTGAAGGCCCACCGGGTGGAGTTCCAGGACTGAGCGTTGCACTTGGTTTGTGTGCGTAGTTGGGGGTGAGGGGTCTTCTCTCTCCCTCTGTCACGTAAGATGCTATGCAATGCATTGACCGGTTTACCCATCGGAGTATGCTCCACACAGAACTGCAAAAACAATCTCACCTAAAAGTGGCAAAAAGGAATTCACCTCAACAGATATACCTCCACTTTGACGAAGCGACGAATCGGATTGGGGTGCGCCGCTGGCACCTGAACAGGTTTGTAGTCCGATGGGactgttaaaaaaagaaaaaaaaaattcgccgTGACGACTGTGCACCACCTTTTCAGCCCTCCGAACGAACCACTTGGGGAaacacaaaaacaaaaaaaggtgaacgTAGTGCAGGTGCAGCTGGTGGTAATGTGGCAGTGCACCCCCTAATCAGTCATTACAACGTGTAGCGCAGCTCGTCACGCGCGAAGTTGCTGTCGTCGAGACGCTCAAACGGGGGGTAGATGGGGACGAGACTATCCTGGTGACCGATGTAAACGTTGTTGTAGATTTTCCAATAAATTTCGCGCACCTTTCTGGAGGGGTGAAAAATGCCCTGCACTAGATACTGGAAGATGATGGCAGGTCCGAGGGCCACCCTGAACCCGTCAATAGAATCAATGACTGCCTGGATCAGATGTGGAGACGTCTCAAAAATGTTTGGCCACACGTAGTTTAGCAGGTGGATTAATGCGTCTTCTCTGTTTAGTCCAAAGCAACCAAGTGCCAAGTGCTTGCAAGCCCACGTGGCAATTTGTCTATGCACTAAATCTCGATCCATGAGAGCATGCTCAAGCAAAGGCACCACTGCGTAGACGTAATCTTTTGCAATTTCCCCAATGTATTCGAACATGAAGGATAAAGCCTTTAGCACTCCATTCTGCACGTTCAGATCCTGGGTTCTGTATTCATTCATTAGTGCAGCCAGGACGGAATAGGGAAGACATGTATCTGCTACGATCGCAATGGCAACGGTGGTGCACACTCTTAGTTGTCTCTCCTGAACCCGTAAGTTATTTAGTAGAACTGTTAAAACTTCAAAGGGTCCAATCGTTCTGGCTATATAGCCAAACGTCTGGATAGTTGCTCTTctaattaattttttgtttgatTTTAACAATTCAATTAGGTCGAAACAGATGCGATCCCACTCCTTTGGAGAAACCAAGTCTCCTCCCTTGTCTGCAATGATCCCAATCAGGTCGATCACATTTTCTTGTACCTTCTCATGTCTGTTCTTTAGAATTGGGGTTATTCTCGGTAGGAGGTCCTTTATCGGTGGAGTCATATTTTGCACGCCCAAAACGACTACAATGGATTTTAACGCACCGATGATGTTTCCAAGCACTTCGGGGTATTCCTCCCCAAGGTACTCATACAGGTACAGTGCTAAATGGCCCAACATTTGGTGCTCCTCACAGAGGTGCATTAGGTTAGCAATTCGGGCAATCAGTTCTGCACTCTGTTGTCTAATTTTTGGCAACGGGGTGTTCAGTCTCCATCGGATGATTCCTGCTATTTGGGGTAGGTAGGGCTTCATCCTCACTTGCAGCTTATTTACTATCGCATCGAAGGAGTTCAACAGAACGTAATAGTCCTCTGAGGCTTGCTCCTGGAAGGCGTATAAAATCCCATCGATGAGCTGCTCCTCTAACGTCTGGTCTATGTCGTCTACCCCCTGATTATTTACAATGCTTTGTATAGTCTGCATGACCATTTTTCTGAACTGCTCAGAGGGATCCTTCAGGTCATCCACTATCCTGGCAATAACAACTGCTCCTCCTATTTTGTTTGAAATTTCAACCGTCGTTTCGACTATTAGATGTAGATTCCTCTTATCGTGGCTACTTCTTAGAACccaaaatttttcaaaaaatgggttCACCACTTCTTGGTTAATGTAATCCTTTTCAATACCCTCCGTTTGTATGCACTGCTTCACACACTTTAGGACaacctttttcatttcttcatcGGGGGAGTTAAATTCATTTATGAGGATGACCATAACTTCCCTCGTGTAGTAACTTGCATGGTATGGGTCCATAAGCGGGATGATCAATCCGATGGCTTTCAAAAAAGCAGCCAATACTTTACCTCTATGTTCTGCGATACCCTTCCAGAGAGGTCTCAAAACAGAATCAAACGCTTCGATCCCATACGGtgctgctgcttctgctAAGGCCGCTATGGCCAACGCAGTGATGGTCTTTACCTTCTGTTGTTCATCGTGCAACCCATGAGCCACTATAGAAACCAACTGTCTCAGATGCGGCAAAACGGCACAACCCATTAGAATAGCAATCTGCTGAACGATCTTTATTCCTGTGTGTCTGGCTTCCCAATTTTTCTTCGATTGGCAGACAGCCTTCAAAAACAGAATCAAGGATGGAATACCAAGTGCAGATGCAACAACAGCAAATGCCCTAGCGGTGGTATTCCTCACATACTCATCTGGGTGGTCTATGTCTGGTCTCATAATACCAATCATCGTTGCCAATCCTGCCGCTTTGGCTAGATTGCTTATTAtctctcttccttccactctgGCGTAATAATCCTCGTCAATCAGCAACGGCTCAATGACAACTAAAattttatgcacatatggTCTAACTAAATCGTCCAGTTTGAAAAGAATTCGATCAATGACTTTTACGAGAAGATGTCTCTCCTGGTCCTCTAACGTGTTGTGCATCATTAGGGGGAGAATTAAGTTGAACAAGGTTTCTGGACCCAGTTCCTTCACCTTATCTGTGATGGCTCTTAGAGCTGCCCGTCTAACAGAAGGGGTTCCATTCTTTACcttaagaagaagaatcaTAAGTTTCCTCTCCTTCAGCTCATCCTGTGATAAGTCGCTCTCATCTACCGTTTGAAACAACTTGCTAAAATAGATGAAGTCCTCATTTTTTAGCTGCACATACTTTAACTCACTTAACAATTGGGGGTTGTTTATTTGGAATTGGCTACTTTGCAAAACTGACTGTGCATCTGCCCCCTCTGCGTCCTTCATTTGGCTGGTCGTAGCGGTTGGAATTTCGTAAAAAGGGGTGCCGCTGGGAAGAGTCCCACTAATTAGGGTACTATTCATCCTGTTATTATTTGTGTAAGGGGTTTGCATCACACCTGTGGTATGCTCACCCGTTTTATCATCCGGTAGGGAGGTGGTGCCTCCTCCGACCGTTCCACTACCCATCAGGAAGGGCGTCCCCGCAGTGCTAGCCATGGTCTTAAAAAACAcctttaatttgttcctccttattGCCTCATATTCCTCCGGGGGCTGCACTATTTCATACCCTTCAGAGGGAAGCAACTCATCCAAATCTTCATCCGTTAGTGGTCTGTTTCGCATctccatttcgttttttattttcatttttattatcgAGTCGACGGAGACGGAAGCCATCCCCGGTGTCATGGGTGTGAGCATCGTTGGGGCGGTACCCAATTGGTTCATCACATATGGCGTATTTACAAAGTTCCCACTTCCAGGCATGAGATACGGCGTTTTCA encodes the following:
- a CDS encoding Splicing factor; the protein is MGAKRGEYDAEKREGGKKHKYGKEEMNGGGHLSGEVEYDLEIETRLEDEESENHIGSGPTGTIARNHNNNHINIGNLKEEVVQNDFNNDDLDDKTLGLVKDKSIRRRENEFQRRKYDYIMSPGRADPFGEKSPSPGERTYADVMMDIKKESNKMKLSKGSAKDVAAGGSRKMRWGVTESDAVGTEPGESTTLSKANEVMKKEQGKSKWDSLSEEERKATSFGNMPTPAPSKWVDTPFVLNDGGGVKKKKISRWDKVGEGTAAPAADSLSQSDMMKTPKVVGLGGATPGGMMKTPYLMPGSGNFVNTPYVMNQLGTAPTMLTPMTPGMASVSVDSIIKMKIKNEMEMRNRPLTDEDLDELLPSEGYEIVQPPEEYEAIRRNKLKVFFKTMASTAGTPFLMGSGTVGGGTTSLPDDKTGEHTTGVMQTPYTNNNRMNSTLISGTLPSGTPFYEIPTATTSQMKDAEGADAQSVLQSSQFQINNPQLLSELKYVQLKNEDFIYFSKLFQTVDESDLSQDELKERKLMILLLKVKNGTPSVRRAALRAITDKVKELGPETLFNLILPLMMHNTLEDQERHLLVKVIDRILFKLDDLVRPYVHKILVVIEPLLIDEDYYARVEGREIISNLAKAAGLATMIGIMRPDIDHPDEYVRNTTARAFAVVASALGIPSLILFLKAVCQSKKNWEARHTGIKIVQQIAILMGCAVLPHLRQLVSIVAHGLHDEQQKVKTITALAIAALAEAAAPYGIEAFDSVLRPLWKGIAEHRGKVLAAFLKAIGLIIPLMDPYHASYYTREVMVILINEFNSPDEEMKKVVLKCVKQCIQTEGIEKDYINQEVVNPFFEKFWVLRSSHDKRNLHLIVETTVEISNKIGGAVVIARIVDDLKDPSEQFRKMVMQTIQSIVNNQGVDDIDQTLEEQLIDGILYAFQEQASEDYYVLLNSFDAIVNKLQVRMKPYLPQIAGIIRWRLNTPLPKIRQQSAELIARIANLMHLCEEHQMLGHLALYLYEYLGEEYPEVLGNIIGALKSIVVVLGVQNMTPPIKDLLPRITPILKNRHEKVQENVIDLIGIIADKGGDLVSPKEWDRICFDLIELLKSNKKLIRRATIQTFGYIARTIGPFEVLTVLLNNLRVQERQLRVCTTVAIAIVADTCLPYSVLAALMNEYRTQDLNVQNGVLKALSFMFEYIGEIAKDYVYAVVPLLEHALMDRDLVHRQIATWACKHLALGCFGLNREDALIHLLNYVWPNIFETSPHLIQAVIDSIDGFRVALGPAIIFQYLVQGIFHPSRKVREIYWKIYNNVYIGHQDSLVPIYPPFERLDDSNFARDELRYTL